In the genome of Xanthobacteraceae bacterium, one region contains:
- a CDS encoding alpha/beta hydrolase has protein sequence MSLVSIPSNPVPEGAVSGMLTAADGVKVRYARWPATGPKRLGTVCVFPGRAEMIEKYFEVVNELRARGFAVAALDWRGQGGSARALPDPRKGHVGDFDEYQRDLDVFLRDVVLPDCPPPHFALAHSMGAANILRAIHAGKRTFERAVLCAPMLDLWLPKYPNLSRRFAWLMTLFGMKHRYIARGGPAAVTNRPFLGNPCSSDPVRYERGAKIVEAEPSLGLGSPTYSWTAAAFRAIEEFASPTYPSEMNHPVLILAAGEDRLVSTPAIEKFAIRLRAGAFFVIPGSRHEILMERDSIRSQFWAAFDAFVPGSAAQSRTR, from the coding sequence ATGTCTCTCGTTTCCATTCCATCGAACCCGGTGCCGGAAGGCGCAGTCTCCGGAATGCTGACCGCCGCCGACGGCGTGAAGGTGCGCTATGCGCGCTGGCCCGCGACCGGCCCGAAGCGCCTCGGCACGGTCTGTGTGTTTCCGGGCCGTGCGGAAATGATCGAGAAGTATTTCGAGGTCGTCAACGAGTTGCGTGCGCGCGGCTTCGCGGTCGCGGCGCTGGACTGGCGCGGGCAGGGCGGTTCGGCGCGCGCGTTGCCCGATCCGCGCAAAGGTCATGTCGGCGACTTCGACGAGTATCAGCGCGATCTCGACGTATTTCTCCGCGACGTAGTGCTGCCGGATTGTCCCCCGCCGCATTTCGCGCTCGCGCATTCGATGGGCGCTGCGAATATTCTGCGCGCGATTCATGCTGGCAAACGCACCTTCGAGCGTGCGGTGCTGTGCGCGCCGATGCTCGACCTGTGGCTGCCGAAGTATCCGAACCTTTCACGCCGTTTCGCATGGCTGATGACGCTATTCGGCATGAAGCACCGCTATATCGCGCGCGGCGGACCGGCGGCGGTCACCAACCGGCCTTTCCTCGGCAATCCGTGCAGTTCCGATCCGGTGCGCTACGAGCGCGGCGCGAAGATAGTGGAAGCAGAACCGTCGCTCGGTCTGGGTTCGCCGACGTATTCATGGACGGCGGCTGCGTTCCGCGCGATCGAGGAATTCGCGTCGCCGACCTATCCGTCCGAGATGAATCATCCGGTGCTGATCCTCGCGGCAGGCGAGGACCGCCTGGTTTCGACGCCTGCAATCGAGAAGTTTGCGATTCGTCTGCGTGCGGGTGCGTTCTTCGTAATTCCGGGAAGCCGTCACGAAATCCTGATGGAGCGCGACTCCATCCGCTCGCAATTCTGGGCCGCGTTCGATGCGTTCGTGCCCGGGTCCGCGGCGCAGTCGCGTACGCGTTAG
- a CDS encoding MFS transporter, whose product MGGEPKSGSGGPDAPAPLIDFRAGIWLVLVLSTAQLVSQFLRSAVSVIAPNLVTELNLSAAGLALLSSSFFLAFAVAQIPVGMLIDRFGPRFTMLISTAIAVAGCIVFALGPDLNTLVLGRVLMALGCSSFYVAPLAIYSRWFKPQYFSTVVGAQLGLSSLGLLAATAPLAFAAATMGWRASFLIVAVLAALSGLVVLWWVSDDPPGKEKAAGKKETLGESLRGLLTVMRIPSFWPIFALHITNYAVLISILGLWGGPYLAHVYGQNLETRGFYLFVLALSSVVSVFLWGPADRVFGSYRTPVLIGSLSTLVMLTWIAFAGKLPPSLLLFWFAVYGLVTGFPPVLTAQGRSLFPPQLVGRGLTLLNLATMGGVFVFQFVTGIIIEALAPNQTVYPVAAYQAAFGAMAAMLALSIGCYLFAKKS is encoded by the coding sequence GTGGGGGGCGAACCGAAATCCGGTTCCGGGGGGCCGGACGCGCCTGCGCCGCTGATCGACTTCCGCGCCGGGATCTGGCTGGTGCTGGTGCTCTCCACCGCGCAACTGGTCAGCCAGTTTCTGCGCAGCGCGGTCAGCGTGATCGCACCGAATCTCGTGACCGAACTGAACCTGAGCGCGGCGGGACTGGCGCTGCTTTCTAGTTCCTTTTTCCTCGCCTTCGCGGTCGCGCAGATTCCGGTCGGTATGCTGATCGACCGTTTCGGCCCGCGTTTCACCATGCTGATTTCGACCGCCATCGCGGTCGCGGGCTGCATTGTGTTCGCGCTCGGTCCTGATCTGAATACGCTGGTACTCGGCCGCGTATTGATGGCGCTTGGCTGTTCGAGTTTCTATGTCGCGCCGCTTGCGATCTATTCGCGCTGGTTCAAGCCGCAATATTTTTCGACCGTGGTTGGCGCACAGCTCGGCCTGTCCTCGCTCGGCCTGCTGGCTGCGACCGCGCCACTTGCTTTCGCCGCCGCGACGATGGGCTGGCGCGCCAGCTTTCTCATCGTCGCGGTGCTTGCGGCTTTGTCCGGGCTGGTAGTCCTGTGGTGGGTCAGCGACGATCCACCGGGGAAAGAAAAAGCAGCCGGAAAAAAAGAGACGCTCGGCGAAAGCCTGCGTGGGCTGCTCACCGTGATGCGCATTCCCTCGTTCTGGCCGATCTTCGCGCTACACATCACCAACTACGCGGTACTGATTTCCATTCTCGGATTGTGGGGCGGTCCGTATCTCGCGCATGTCTACGGCCAGAATCTCGAAACGCGCGGTTTCTATCTGTTTGTGCTCGCACTCTCGAGCGTGGTCTCGGTGTTTCTCTGGGGACCGGCTGACCGCGTTTTCGGAAGCTACCGGACCCCGGTGCTGATCGGGTCGCTCTCGACCCTCGTCATGCTGACGTGGATCGCGTTCGCGGGAAAACTGCCGCCGTCGCTGCTGCTGTTCTGGTTCGCCGTCTACGGTCTGGTTACGGGGTTCCCGCCGGTACTGACCGCGCAAGGCCGCTCGCTTTTTCCGCCGCAACTGGTGGGGCGCGGGCTTACGCTTCTGAACCTCGCCACCATGGGCGGGGTTTTCGTGTTTCAGTTCGTCACCGGGATCATTATCGAGGCTCTGGCACCGAATCAGACGGTCTATCCGGTCGCGGCCTATCAGGCGGCGTTCGGAGCCATGGCGGCGATGCTGGCGTTGTCCATTGGGTGCTACCTGTTTGCCAAAAAATCTTAG
- a CDS encoding DUF2946 family protein has protein sequence MQKFRAGVFYGWRRPVGWLTSYALVLQLVAAALAGGALSAQAAEQNWSYFEICYGQGASDGQLPDGAPAKHNSKCASCVLAAAGGVALPTEAAMFAAPAFVVTSAVWIQREQHLARSAYSLSQRQRAPPIAA, from the coding sequence GTGCAGAAGTTCAGGGCAGGCGTTTTCTACGGGTGGCGGCGGCCGGTGGGCTGGCTAACTTCCTATGCGCTCGTGCTTCAGCTCGTCGCCGCGGCGCTGGCGGGCGGTGCGCTCTCCGCCCAGGCTGCGGAGCAGAACTGGTCCTATTTTGAAATATGCTACGGGCAGGGTGCCTCGGACGGGCAATTGCCCGACGGCGCGCCTGCGAAGCACAACAGCAAGTGCGCATCCTGCGTGCTTGCGGCGGCGGGTGGCGTAGCACTCCCGACGGAAGCCGCCATGTTCGCGGCTCCGGCTTTCGTCGTCACCAGTGCGGTCTGGATTCAGCGCGAGCAGCATCTCGCGCGTTCCGCATATTCACTCTCCCAACGGCAAAGGGCGCCCCCGATCGCTGCGTGA
- a CDS encoding TonB-dependent receptor has product MKRVFIAALLCAVAAGARAQTMLPTITIEAPRTQNDQAPRGQQPAAAPLQLPQSLTVPNVLEAIQQIQRTPGAVNVVPREQFGNKLSVTPKDILDYVPGVFVQPKWGEDSKLSIRGSGLSRNFHLRSTQLYMDGIPINTADGYGDFQELDPSAYRYVEVYKGANALRFGANSLGGAINFVTPTGYDAKRLSASVDFGSFGFQRFQSSSGGVFGPADYFITGSFQEQDGFRDHSYGDSIRASANFGYKLSPVFETRFYINSNTIRQRIPGEVDRNTALTSPRTANADNVNRDFQRNIESLRIANKSTLRLENTTIEFGVFGVDRHLKHPIPVWLDYAYQDYGGFVRAVNESQIAGFRNRLITGLNIHNGEVDAQTFVNLANAVKGPLIGRTRDKSQNYSAYFENAFYFLPDVALITGTQYLLAIRDRVTLNGAAVPGRTNHDLWSPKAGLLWDVDRNWQVFANVSRSAEAPSFGEGSALFGPFTAIRPQKATTVELGTRGNRETYAWDLAVYRGNYRDELQCLNSGGGICELTNAQRTMHQGIEAGFGFALFSGLAAPGKKPDRLWLNTAYTFSDFRFDNDPLWGNNLLPGAPRHYVRSELMYRHPAGFSFGPNIEWVPQAYFVDNANTMLTASYALLGFRAVYEANSNFTFYLDARNLTDEAYISSVSIANVFGVGPTNLFNPGNGRAIYGGVRITY; this is encoded by the coding sequence ATGAAAAGGGTATTCATCGCCGCGCTGCTATGCGCGGTGGCAGCCGGCGCCCGTGCGCAGACGATGCTGCCAACCATCACTATCGAAGCACCGCGTACGCAAAACGATCAGGCTCCCCGCGGTCAGCAACCCGCGGCGGCTCCCCTGCAGTTGCCGCAATCGCTGACGGTGCCGAACGTGCTGGAGGCGATTCAGCAGATCCAGCGCACGCCGGGCGCGGTCAATGTTGTGCCGCGCGAGCAGTTTGGAAACAAACTGTCCGTCACGCCAAAAGACATTCTCGATTATGTGCCGGGCGTGTTCGTGCAGCCGAAGTGGGGCGAGGATTCGAAACTCTCCATTCGCGGCTCGGGCCTGTCGCGCAATTTCCACCTGCGTTCGACGCAACTTTATATGGACGGCATTCCGATTAACACCGCCGACGGTTATGGCGATTTTCAGGAGCTTGATCCGAGCGCCTATCGCTATGTCGAAGTCTACAAAGGAGCGAATGCGCTGCGCTTCGGTGCGAACTCGCTCGGCGGTGCGATCAACTTCGTGACGCCAACCGGCTATGACGCAAAGCGCCTGAGCGCGAGCGTCGATTTCGGTTCGTTCGGGTTTCAGCGTTTCCAGTCGAGCAGCGGCGGCGTGTTCGGTCCGGCGGATTATTTCATCACCGGCTCGTTTCAGGAGCAGGATGGTTTCCGCGATCACAGCTACGGCGACTCCATCCGCGCGTCCGCGAATTTCGGCTACAAGCTCTCTCCGGTTTTCGAGACGCGGTTCTACATCAACTCGAATACGATTCGGCAGCGGATTCCGGGTGAGGTGGACCGCAACACGGCGCTGACCTCGCCGCGAACCGCGAACGCGGACAATGTGAACCGTGATTTCCAGCGCAACATCGAATCGCTGCGCATCGCCAACAAATCCACGCTGCGTCTGGAGAACACCACGATCGAGTTCGGGGTGTTTGGCGTCGACCGGCACCTGAAACATCCGATCCCGGTATGGCTGGATTACGCTTATCAAGACTATGGCGGCTTTGTTCGTGCGGTGAACGAAAGCCAGATTGCGGGCTTTCGCAATCGTCTCATCACCGGCCTCAACATCCATAACGGCGAAGTGGATGCGCAGACGTTCGTCAATCTCGCGAATGCGGTGAAAGGCCCGCTGATCGGGCGCACGCGCGACAAGTCGCAGAACTATTCGGCGTATTTCGAAAATGCGTTCTACTTCCTGCCGGATGTGGCGCTCATAACGGGTACGCAATATCTGCTCGCTATCCGCGACCGCGTCACGCTGAACGGCGCGGCTGTGCCGGGGCGCACCAACCACGATCTATGGAGTCCGAAAGCAGGCCTGCTGTGGGACGTGGACCGCAACTGGCAGGTTTTCGCCAACGTCTCGCGCAGCGCCGAAGCGCCCAGTTTCGGAGAAGGCTCCGCGTTGTTTGGGCCGTTCACGGCGATCCGTCCGCAAAAGGCGACGACCGTCGAACTCGGCACGCGCGGCAATCGCGAAACCTATGCGTGGGATTTGGCGGTCTATCGCGGTAATTACCGCGACGAACTTCAATGCCTGAACAGCGGCGGCGGCATCTGCGAACTGACCAATGCCCAGCGCACGATGCATCAGGGTATCGAAGCGGGTTTCGGCTTTGCGTTGTTCAGCGGCCTCGCCGCGCCGGGCAAGAAGCCGGACCGGTTGTGGCTGAACACGGCCTATACGTTCAGCGATTTCCGCTTCGACAACGATCCGCTATGGGGCAACAACCTGCTGCCCGGTGCGCCACGGCATTATGTGCGCAGCGAATTGATGTACCGGCATCCGGCGGGATTCTCGTTCGGGCCGAACATCGAGTGGGTGCCGCAAGCTTATTTCGTCGATAACGCGAATACGATGCTGACCGCTTCCTACGCGCTGCTCGGCTTTCGCGCGGTGTACGAGGCGAACAGCAATTTCACGTTCTATCTCGATGCTAGAAACCTCACCGACGAGGCCTACATCTCGTCGGTCAGCATCGCGAACGTATTCGGCGTCGGTCCGACCAACCTGTTCAATCCCGGCAACGGCCGCGCGATCTATGGCGGGGTTCGCATCACCTACTGA
- a CDS encoding Hsp20 family protein → MRGFDFTPLYRSTVGFDRLFSLLDGAFEGQAQTYPPYNIERTGEDAYRITVAVAGFTDKDLNIEVKENALTIRGDRTASETQDRPEVLYQGIAARSFERRFQLADHVEVTGASVENGLLHVDLVRRIPEAKKPRQIPIGTASAQTIEAKAA, encoded by the coding sequence ATGCGTGGATTCGACTTTACCCCCCTTTACCGCTCCACGGTCGGTTTCGACCGTCTGTTCTCGCTGCTCGACGGCGCTTTCGAGGGTCAGGCCCAGACCTACCCGCCCTACAACATCGAGCGCACCGGCGAAGACGCCTACCGCATTACTGTCGCGGTCGCGGGCTTCACCGATAAAGACCTCAACATCGAAGTAAAAGAAAACGCGCTCACAATTCGCGGCGACAGGACCGCGAGCGAAACGCAGGACCGGCCGGAAGTGCTCTATCAGGGCATCGCGGCGCGCTCGTTCGAGCGCCGCTTCCAGCTCGCCGACCATGTCGAGGTCACCGGCGCGAGCGTCGAGAACGGCCTTCTCCATGTCGATCTCGTTCGCCGTATTCCGGAAGCCAAGAAGCCGCGCCAGATTCCGATCGGCACCGCTTCCGCGCAGACCATCGAGGCGAAAGCCGCGTAA
- a CDS encoding copper chaperone PCu(A)C, which yields MRMVKHFLLLILLAMPSATMAQQVYTKGNIEIQSPWSRATPGGADVGAGYLVITNKGTQSERLVSFTTDLAGQPEIHEMGMDGGVMKMRPLPKGLEIPPGATIKLQPGGYHLMLLKLKKPLSQGQRYKATLVFEKAGPIEVEFEVRAIGGNNPGGHKHNH from the coding sequence ATGCGAATGGTGAAGCACTTTCTCCTCTTGATCCTTCTGGCGATGCCCTCGGCGACGATGGCGCAGCAGGTCTACACCAAGGGCAACATCGAAATCCAAAGCCCATGGTCGCGCGCGACACCGGGCGGCGCGGATGTCGGCGCGGGCTATCTTGTCATCACCAACAAGGGCACGCAGTCCGAGCGATTGGTGTCGTTCACGACCGATCTCGCCGGTCAGCCGGAAATCCACGAAATGGGAATGGACGGCGGCGTCATGAAAATGCGCCCCTTGCCGAAGGGTCTCGAGATTCCTCCGGGCGCCACTATCAAGCTACAGCCCGGCGGCTATCACCTCATGCTGCTGAAGCTGAAAAAGCCGCTCTCGCAGGGGCAGCGCTACAAGGCCACGCTGGTATTCGAGAAGGCGGGGCCGATCGAAGTAGAGTTCGAGGTCCGCGCCATCGGCGGCAACAATCCAGGCGGCCACAAACACAATCACTGA
- a CDS encoding YcnI family protein, translating into MSFVRALGCAALALIISAAAASAHVVLTQRSAPADSYFRAAFVVPHGCDGAATTKISIWLPEAILQARPQVKPGWQIEIVREKLDNEVTGPHGEKITHRIAKVIFSGGNVPDDFFDEFVLQLRLPKQVGVFSFPVEQQCGDKVRRWSEIPAPGQSAHDLESPAAQLTVTEKR; encoded by the coding sequence ATGTCTTTTGTTCGCGCACTCGGTTGCGCGGCGCTTGCGCTGATCATCAGCGCTGCCGCGGCTTCCGCACACGTCGTACTCACCCAACGTTCGGCGCCCGCCGACAGTTATTTTCGCGCCGCTTTCGTCGTGCCGCATGGCTGCGACGGTGCGGCGACCACCAAAATCTCGATCTGGCTGCCGGAAGCGATCCTGCAAGCGCGCCCGCAGGTGAAGCCGGGCTGGCAGATCGAAATTGTGCGCGAGAAGCTCGATAACGAAGTCACCGGCCCGCATGGCGAGAAGATCACGCACCGTATTGCCAAGGTGATTTTCTCCGGCGGCAACGTGCCCGATGATTTCTTCGACGAGTTTGTCTTGCAGCTTCGCCTTCCCAAGCAGGTGGGCGTGTTCTCGTTCCCCGTCGAGCAGCAATGCGGCGACAAGGTTCGCCGCTGGAGCGAGATTCCCGCACCGGGCCAGAGCGCACACGATCTAGAGAGTCCGGCAGCGCAACTCACCGTAACCGAGAAGCGGTGA
- the hisN gene encoding histidinol-phosphatase, translating to MSAVDFAAFVDELARTAGDAILPFFRTALAIDNKKRKGDFDPVTAADRAAETAMRALIRKHFPAHGIVGEEFEDVKSDAPYTWVLDPIDGTKSFIAGMPVWGTLIGLMKDGAPVYGMMAQPFIRESFTGDGARAKYRGPAGERKLMTRACASIEEALLFTTSPHLFTPEEGERYRQAEKQARLVRYGGDCYAYCMVAAGHVDLVIEAGLDAYDIVPLIPIIEGAGGAVTNWQGGSAASGGQIIAAGDKRLVDAAVKLLNS from the coding sequence ATGAGCGCAGTCGACTTCGCTGCGTTTGTCGATGAACTCGCCCGCACGGCGGGGGACGCAATCCTGCCGTTCTTCCGGACCGCCCTTGCGATCGATAACAAGAAACGCAAGGGCGATTTCGACCCGGTGACGGCGGCCGACCGGGCCGCCGAAACCGCGATGCGCGCGCTGATCCGGAAGCATTTTCCCGCCCACGGCATTGTCGGCGAGGAATTCGAGGACGTGAAAAGCGACGCACCCTACACTTGGGTGCTCGATCCGATCGACGGCACTAAATCCTTCATCGCCGGCATGCCGGTTTGGGGCACGCTGATCGGCCTCATGAAAGACGGCGCACCGGTTTACGGCATGATGGCGCAGCCTTTCATCCGCGAGTCCTTCACCGGCGACGGGGCGCGCGCGAAATATCGCGGTCCTGCGGGCGAGCGAAAGCTGATGACCCGCGCCTGCGCCTCCATTGAAGAAGCGCTCCTCTTCACCACCAGCCCTCACCTGTTCACGCCGGAAGAAGGCGAGCGCTATCGCCAGGCAGAGAAGCAGGCGCGTCTCGTGCGTTACGGCGGCGACTGCTACGCCTACTGCATGGTCGCGGCCGGTCACGTCGATCTCGTGATCGAAGCGGGGCTGGACGCTTACGATATCGTTCCGCTGATTCCGATCATCGAAGGCGCCGGCGGCGCGGTGACGAACTGGCAAGGCGGCAGCGCCGCGAGCGGCGGACAGATCATCGCGGCCGGTGACAAGCGGCTGGTCGATGCCGCGGTCAAACTTCTGAACAGCTAA